The Paraburkholderia sp. SOS3 genome includes a region encoding these proteins:
- a CDS encoding BrnA antitoxin family protein, which translates to MSSKSKIVMPTSDEDEAINRAIAADPDTFEVSAEAFRQMKPLGSRGRPRLESPKVLVSIRYDADIIERFRATGEGWQTRMNDALRDWLREHQPL; encoded by the coding sequence ATGTCGAGCAAATCGAAGATCGTCATGCCGACTTCGGATGAAGACGAGGCAATCAATCGCGCAATCGCGGCGGACCCCGACACCTTCGAAGTGTCCGCCGAGGCATTCAGGCAGATGAAGCCGCTCGGCTCGCGCGGCCGGCCGCGGCTCGAGTCGCCGAAAGTGCTCGTCTCGATCCGCTATGACGCGGATATCATCGAACGCTTCCGGGCGACCGGAGAGGGCTGGCAAACGCGCATGAACGACGCGTTGCGCGATTGGCTGCGTGAGCATCAGCCGTTGTGA
- a CDS encoding BrnT family toxin produces MVATIMPMHVTYDSLKNESNLAKHGVDLSSASYLDGSEVMACVDTCRDYREVREIGYGVIGERLFCVVFTQRDDTMHIISLRKANQREVRNYVEQIEDRHADFG; encoded by the coding sequence ATGGTAGCTACAATAATGCCAATGCACGTGACTTACGACTCGCTGAAGAACGAGAGCAATCTCGCCAAACATGGCGTTGATTTGTCGTCTGCCTCGTATCTCGACGGGTCTGAAGTGATGGCTTGTGTCGATACGTGCCGCGATTACCGCGAAGTTCGGGAAATCGGCTACGGCGTCATTGGCGAGCGTCTGTTCTGTGTCGTCTTCACGCAGCGAGACGACACGATGCATATCATCAGTCTGCGCAAGGCGAACCAGCGAGAGGTCAGAAATTATGTCGAGCAAATCGAAGATCGTCATGCCGACTTCGGATGA
- a CDS encoding O-antigen ligase family protein: MSLIAARLERALWVACPVLLFVLMFAHMTAIVYIALAVLAIGTLAAAWSAFRTGGARGLKWPLALPIAAWAAWTLASIGWSFAPSVSLHAWFDEVFYPLVAFWAFWVLGKKSAHPERFVCIAWLACAVLVLTSVVYWGRLQPPTADTFLLHYYARVGHTSTLAIFALTLFAGTLLTRPRWRAVGALGIVLCLFIGLATLNRFFWPAVAVTLVIAFYPLYRRHLVLAAVSIAIVAVAGLGTLELSSRLRIGEAIVQAPRGALTVDGHALYLPRALSGIDDTMAGDTRPRLWAFYSSAAKSHEWLGIGFGKPLPGLAYHSVMPAALLKLEPVALTHAHNLFLNTWLQTGLIGLALQIVLFAALIARFWQLRRVNLWIAMAGVALVVGMITKNITDDFMWQTTMLAFWSFAGLMLGCGERQRGERGQMPQASRYTG, encoded by the coding sequence TCGCGCTGGCCGTGCTGGCGATCGGCACGCTTGCCGCCGCATGGTCCGCGTTCCGCACCGGTGGCGCGCGCGGTTTGAAATGGCCGCTCGCACTGCCGATCGCCGCATGGGCGGCGTGGACGCTTGCGTCGATCGGCTGGTCGTTTGCGCCGTCGGTGAGCCTGCACGCGTGGTTCGACGAAGTGTTCTATCCGCTCGTCGCATTCTGGGCGTTCTGGGTGCTCGGCAAAAAGAGCGCGCACCCCGAGCGGTTCGTGTGCATCGCCTGGCTCGCCTGTGCGGTGCTCGTGCTGACGAGCGTCGTCTACTGGGGCCGTTTACAGCCGCCGACAGCCGACACCTTTCTGTTGCACTACTACGCGCGCGTCGGCCACACGAGCACGCTCGCGATCTTCGCGCTCACGCTGTTCGCCGGCACGCTGCTGACGCGGCCGCGCTGGCGGGCGGTGGGGGCGCTCGGCATCGTGCTGTGCCTGTTCATCGGTCTTGCGACCTTGAACCGCTTCTTCTGGCCCGCGGTTGCGGTGACGCTCGTGATCGCGTTCTATCCGCTCTATCGCCGGCATCTGGTGCTGGCCGCCGTGTCGATCGCGATCGTCGCGGTCGCGGGGCTCGGCACGCTCGAACTCAGTTCGCGTCTGCGAATCGGCGAGGCGATCGTGCAGGCGCCTCGCGGCGCGCTCACGGTCGACGGCCACGCGCTCTATCTGCCGCGCGCGCTATCGGGCATCGACGATACGATGGCCGGCGACACGCGCCCGCGCCTGTGGGCGTTTTATTCGTCGGCGGCAAAGTCGCACGAGTGGCTCGGCATCGGTTTCGGCAAGCCGCTGCCAGGTCTCGCGTATCACAGCGTGATGCCGGCAGCGCTGCTGAAGCTCGAGCCCGTTGCGCTCACGCATGCGCACAACCTGTTTCTCAATACGTGGCTGCAAACCGGACTGATCGGGCTTGCGTTGCAGATCGTGCTGTTCGCGGCGCTGATTGCGCGTTTCTGGCAGTTGCGGCGCGTGAACTTGTGGATAGCGATGGCGGGCGTCGCGCTTGTCGTCGGCATGATTACCAAGAACATAACCGACGATTTCATGTGGCAAACGACCATGCTTGCATTCTGGTCGTTCGCGGGCCTGATGCTTGGCTGCGGCGAGCGGCAGCGCGGCGAGCGCGGGCAGATGCCGCAGGCATCGCGCTATACCGGCTGA
- the rng gene encoding ribonuclease G, whose protein sequence is MNEEILINVTPQETRVALVQQGAVQELHVERTLSRGRVGNVYLGKVVRVLPGMQSAFIDIGLERAAFLHVADIWHPRIAGRAPGEMPQNVPHQPIEKIVFEGQTLMVQVVKDPIGTKGARLSTQVSIAGRTLVYLPQEPHIGISQKIESEAEREAIRARLTSVLPVDEKGGYIVRTIAEDATSEELAADVAYLRKTWATIQSQSQRLPATSLLYQDLNLAQRVLRDFVNDDTSRIQVDSRETFQMLSEFATEFTPAVLAKLHHYSGERPLFDLYNIETEIQRALSRRVDLKSGGYLVIDQTEAMTTIDVNTGGYVGARNFDDTIFKTNLEAAHTIARQLRLRNLGGVIIIDFIDMENVEHRDQVLSELKKALARDRTRVTVNGFSQLGLVEMTRKRTRESLAHVLCEPCPVCQGKGQVKTARTVCYDVLREILRESRQFNPREFRVVASQQVIDLFLEEESQHLAMLIDFIGKPVSLQVESNLSQEQYDIVLM, encoded by the coding sequence ATGAACGAAGAGATCCTGATCAACGTCACGCCGCAGGAGACGCGTGTCGCGTTGGTCCAGCAAGGTGCCGTACAGGAGCTTCACGTCGAACGCACGCTGTCGCGCGGGCGGGTCGGCAATGTGTATCTCGGCAAGGTCGTGCGCGTGCTGCCGGGCATGCAATCCGCGTTCATCGATATCGGTCTCGAGCGCGCCGCGTTTCTTCATGTGGCCGACATCTGGCATCCGCGCATCGCGGGGCGTGCTCCGGGCGAGATGCCGCAGAACGTGCCGCATCAGCCGATCGAAAAGATCGTTTTCGAAGGTCAGACGCTGATGGTGCAAGTGGTCAAGGATCCGATCGGCACGAAGGGCGCGCGGCTGTCTACGCAAGTCAGTATCGCCGGGCGCACGCTCGTTTATTTGCCGCAGGAACCGCATATCGGCATTTCGCAGAAGATCGAGAGCGAAGCCGAGCGTGAAGCGATCCGCGCGCGGCTCACGTCGGTGCTGCCGGTCGATGAAAAAGGCGGCTATATCGTGCGCACGATCGCCGAAGATGCGACAAGCGAAGAACTCGCCGCCGACGTGGCTTACTTGCGCAAAACGTGGGCGACGATCCAGTCGCAATCGCAGCGCTTGCCGGCGACGAGCCTGCTGTATCAGGATCTGAATCTCGCGCAGCGCGTACTGCGCGATTTCGTCAACGACGATACGTCGCGCATTCAGGTCGACTCGCGCGAGACGTTTCAGATGCTTTCCGAATTCGCGACAGAATTTACGCCCGCGGTGCTCGCGAAGCTGCATCACTATTCCGGCGAGCGGCCGCTTTTCGATCTGTACAACATCGAAACCGAAATTCAGCGCGCGTTATCGCGGCGCGTCGATCTGAAATCGGGCGGCTATCTTGTGATCGACCAGACCGAGGCGATGACGACGATCGACGTCAATACCGGCGGCTACGTCGGTGCACGCAACTTCGACGATACGATCTTCAAGACGAACCTCGAAGCCGCGCACACGATCGCGCGGCAACTGCGGCTGCGCAATCTGGGCGGCGTGATCATCATCGATTTCATCGATATGGAGAACGTCGAACATCGCGACCAGGTGCTGTCCGAACTGAAGAAGGCGCTCGCGCGCGATCGCACGCGCGTGACCGTGAACGGCTTCTCGCAGCTGGGATTGGTGGAAATGACGCGCAAGCGCACGCGCGAATCGCTCGCGCACGTGCTGTGCGAGCCCTGCCCCGTATGCCAGGGTAAAGGGCAAGTCAAGACCGCGCGCACCGTTTGCTACGACGTGCTGCGCGAGATTCTGCGCGAGTCGCGTCAATTCAATCCGCGCGAGTTTCGCGTGGTCGCATCGCAGCAGGTGATCGACCTGTTTCTCGAAGAGGAATCGCAGCACCTCGCGATGCTGATCGACTTTATCGGCAAGCCGGTGTCGCTGCAGGTTGAATCGAATCTGAGCCAGGAACAGTACGACATTGTGCTGATGTAG